In Numidum massiliense, a single genomic region encodes these proteins:
- a CDS encoding GerMN domain-containing protein — protein sequence MRGHFSYKVLILALIPLLLAGCLFGPAAPKQEIDPPQDKATTSQKTDGKAGDSSPLTDGAANGGKNSTDGKSDEEKTASSRQAEVELYFKSAEGYVVPYSITIPAEEGIAKAALSQMVAGSELEKSGQLPKGFSALLPKGTTISLDINKKNKVANVDLSKEFLNYKEEEEEQLLGALTWALTAWNSVEQVNVWVNGKQLDAMPKGKTPAKGLTRQNTALNVELGDGVQISNSMPVTLYFLGQSGEHVYFVPITRMVPRDGNIAQVALEQLIAGPNLASHLSTDLLDNLVVNDVTVKERLVQADFGEQLLEYGKEDKVSERAIQAIVLSLTENTGAEQVKLSVNGKTNVNTQQVSLAKPVLRPKKVNPYGL from the coding sequence ATGCGCGGTCATTTTTCGTATAAAGTGCTCATTCTCGCCCTCATTCCGTTGTTGCTGGCCGGTTGTCTCTTCGGACCGGCTGCTCCGAAACAGGAGATCGACCCGCCGCAAGATAAGGCTACGACCAGCCAAAAAACGGATGGGAAGGCAGGTGATTCGTCGCCTCTAACAGATGGTGCGGCGAACGGGGGGAAAAATAGTACAGACGGGAAAAGCGACGAGGAAAAAACAGCGAGCAGTCGTCAAGCGGAAGTCGAATTGTACTTTAAGAGCGCCGAAGGGTATGTCGTCCCTTACTCGATAACCATTCCCGCGGAAGAGGGGATTGCCAAGGCCGCGCTAAGTCAAATGGTAGCAGGTAGCGAATTGGAAAAGAGCGGTCAGTTGCCGAAAGGGTTTTCGGCCTTATTGCCCAAAGGGACGACGATTAGCTTAGATATAAATAAGAAAAATAAAGTGGCTAACGTCGACTTATCAAAGGAGTTTTTGAACTATAAGGAGGAGGAAGAGGAACAGCTGTTAGGGGCGTTAACGTGGGCGCTGACAGCGTGGAACAGCGTCGAGCAGGTCAATGTATGGGTGAACGGCAAACAGCTTGACGCAATGCCGAAAGGAAAGACGCCGGCAAAGGGGCTGACCCGGCAAAACACTGCCCTTAACGTCGAGTTAGGCGACGGGGTGCAAATATCGAACAGCATGCCGGTGACGTTGTACTTTTTAGGGCAGTCGGGCGAGCACGTGTATTTCGTCCCGATTACGCGGATGGTGCCACGCGATGGGAATATCGCGCAAGTCGCCTTAGAGCAACTAATCGCCGGTCCAAACTTAGCGTCGCATTTAAGCACCGACTTGCTCGACAACTTAGTCGTGAACGACGTCACTGTGAAGGAGCGGCTCGTGCAGGCTGACTTCGGTGAACAGTTATTAGAATACGGCAAGGAAGACAAAGTGTCCGAGCGAGCGATTCAAGCAATCGTCTTGTCGCTGACAGAAAATACTGGAGCCGAACAAGTAAAACTATCTGTAAACGGAAAAACAAACGTCAATACACAGCAAGTTTCGCTCGCCAAACCCGTGCTGCGCCCGAAAAAAGTGAACCCGTACGGCTTATAA
- a CDS encoding metallophosphoesterase family protein, with translation MRLLIISDTHGDEQTFKRVVLREDPDQIIHCGDFCIAVERLPQPEILTVVRGNCDRPGVPDEALWEGAGLRFLVAHGHQYGIKSSLVQLSYRAEEVAANVVCFGHSHLPQCVARGGALFINPGSLVAPRGFPEPTYAVLEAESGKVKVAYFTPEGERVNELGGTFRLKK, from the coding sequence ATGCGACTACTCATCATAAGTGACACGCACGGCGACGAACAGACGTTTAAGCGCGTCGTCCTGCGGGAAGATCCAGATCAAATCATTCACTGCGGGGATTTTTGTATTGCAGTTGAGCGCTTGCCGCAGCCGGAAATATTGACGGTCGTGCGCGGGAACTGCGACAGGCCCGGCGTGCCCGACGAAGCGCTGTGGGAAGGTGCGGGGCTACGGTTTTTAGTGGCACACGGCCACCAGTACGGCATTAAGTCATCACTCGTTCAGTTATCGTATCGCGCGGAAGAAGTGGCCGCCAACGTCGTTTGCTTCGGGCACTCGCATCTTCCGCAGTGTGTGGCACGCGGTGGCGCGCTATTTATAAACCCTGGTAGCTTAGTCGCGCCACGCGGTTTCCCCGAGCCGACGTACGCCGTCTTGGAGGCGGAAAGCGGTAAGGTAAAGGTAGCCTATTTTACCCCGGAAGGGGAGCGCGTAAACGAGTTAGGCGGTACATTCCGTTTGAAGAAGTAA
- a CDS encoding ORF6N domain-containing protein, with translation MNKLTPIDHQDQRVLTTAQLAEAYGTDSKNVNDNFYSNKKRYAQGKHYFELRGEELKAFKASTEISGNLKFAPVLYLWTEKGAWMHAKSLNTDQAWDAYEMLVDDYYRVKQPSLDTSALSPELQMFNQIFNAVARIELGHTEMQKKLAGVEKRQEQITEVLSLNPTEWRKKTNSLLSKIAQARGGFDAYREVRKESYQKLEERARCDLSRRLTNKRRKMLEEGVAKSRVDKTNRMDVIADDARLTEVYLAIVKEMAIQYRVESEVTV, from the coding sequence ATGAATAAACTTACCCCGATCGATCACCAAGACCAACGAGTTTTAACGACAGCTCAGCTTGCTGAGGCGTACGGTACCGACAGCAAGAACGTCAACGATAACTTCTACAGTAACAAAAAGAGGTACGCCCAAGGCAAACATTATTTTGAGTTAAGAGGCGAGGAGCTCAAGGCTTTTAAGGCTTCCACGGAAATTTCGGGAAACCTTAAATTCGCCCCAGTGCTCTACCTTTGGACGGAAAAGGGCGCCTGGATGCATGCCAAGTCGCTCAACACCGATCAGGCGTGGGACGCTTACGAAATGTTGGTTGATGATTACTATCGCGTGAAGCAACCCAGCTTGGACACATCAGCATTATCGCCGGAGCTGCAAATGTTCAATCAGATCTTTAACGCCGTCGCCCGGATCGAGCTAGGACACACCGAGATGCAAAAGAAACTGGCCGGCGTGGAGAAGCGCCAGGAACAGATTACCGAAGTGCTCAGTCTTAATCCGACCGAGTGGCGGAAAAAGACGAACTCGCTCCTAAGCAAAATCGCACAGGCTCGCGGGGGGTTCGATGCTTACCGCGAGGTGCGCAAGGAAAGCTACCAAAAGCTGGAAGAGCGTGCGCGATGCGACTTGTCCCGCCGTCTAACCAACAAACGACGAAAGATGCTAGAGGAAGGCGTTGCGAAGTCCAGAGTGGACAAAACAAACCGGATGGACGTGATCGCGGACGACGCGAGGCTTACAGAAGTCTACCTCGCGATTGTGAAGGAAATGGCGATTCAATACCGTGTCGAAAGCGAGGTGACGGTATGA
- the rph gene encoding ribonuclease PH — MRSDGRAADQLRTVKMTTNFNMHAEGSVLIEVGGTKVICTASIEERVPPFMRGEGRGWVTAEYSMLPRATQTRNIREAAKGKLSGRTMEIQRLIGRSLRSVVDLTALGERTVWLDCDVIQADGGTRTASISGAFVAMVAALVKLEKKKPFATFPVRDYLAATSVGIVADEPVLDLSYTEDSTARVDMNVVMTGAGKFVEIQGTGEEAPFSSEELLALIDLAQKGVSEMVALQKDVLEDAANRIGVKANGPAETKVGMAKSRSRQS, encoded by the coding sequence TTGCGAAGTGACGGGCGAGCAGCCGATCAGTTGAGAACGGTAAAAATGACGACTAATTTTAATATGCATGCGGAAGGGTCTGTATTGATCGAGGTCGGTGGGACGAAAGTGATTTGTACGGCGTCGATCGAAGAGCGCGTGCCGCCGTTTATGCGCGGCGAAGGACGTGGTTGGGTGACCGCTGAATATTCGATGTTACCGCGTGCGACTCAGACGCGTAACATCCGCGAAGCGGCGAAAGGTAAGCTAAGCGGTCGCACGATGGAGATTCAGCGGCTCATCGGGCGCTCCTTGCGCTCAGTCGTCGACTTGACGGCGCTCGGTGAACGGACGGTGTGGCTCGACTGCGATGTGATTCAAGCCGATGGTGGGACGCGCACGGCGTCGATTAGTGGCGCCTTTGTCGCTATGGTTGCCGCGCTTGTGAAATTGGAGAAGAAAAAACCGTTTGCGACATTTCCAGTTCGCGACTACTTAGCCGCGACGAGCGTGGGGATCGTCGCGGACGAACCAGTGTTGGACTTAAGTTATACCGAAGACTCGACCGCGCGCGTCGATATGAACGTCGTGATGACTGGAGCAGGAAAATTTGTAGAAATTCAAGGTACGGGAGAAGAAGCGCCGTTTAGTTCTGAGGAGCTCCTCGCGTTAATCGACTTAGCACAAAAAGGTGTGTCCGAAATGGTCGCCCTCCAAAAAGATGTACTCGAAGATGCAGCGAACAGAATTGGAGTGAAGGCCAATGGGCCAGCAGAAACAAAAGTGGGTATGGCCAAGAGTCGTTCTCGCCAGTCATAA
- a CDS encoding helix-turn-helix domain-containing protein → MCKQSYRIRAIRRKKDISGTEIAAKLGISAQYYYSIERGQRNLSAEMASKLAEIFDVTTDYLLGLSDNPNKEGDKQDGSKQNNFADLDEGVRALAREIQDLDADSQEVLTKLVRSMRKRGKEALDD, encoded by the coding sequence ATGTGCAAACAATCTTATCGCATACGCGCGATTCGACGGAAGAAAGATATTAGTGGAACAGAAATCGCTGCAAAGCTCGGCATTTCTGCCCAGTACTATTACAGTATTGAGCGAGGGCAAAGAAACCTAAGTGCTGAAATGGCTAGTAAGTTAGCCGAAATATTCGATGTAACAACTGACTACCTTCTAGGTCTATCCGATAACCCTAATAAAGAAGGCGACAAGCAAGACGGAAGCAAGCAAAACAACTTTGCGGATCTAGATGAAGGTGTTCGAGCTCTTGCGAGGGAAATCCAAGATCTTGATGCTGATTCGCAGGAGGTTCTAACAAAGCTAGTCAGATCCATGCGTAAGCGTGGGAAAGAGGCGTTAGATGATTGA
- a CDS encoding helix-turn-helix domain-containing protein: MNFSEVVKQALKVKDLTPSQLARLTGYSPQYIHSLLKGDKRWNETTLNKTFKVLDLEIKVKQKEQKQEAI; encoded by the coding sequence GTGAACTTCTCCGAGGTGGTGAAGCAAGCGCTAAAGGTTAAAGACCTAACACCGTCTCAGTTAGCCCGTTTAACTGGTTATTCTCCCCAGTACATCCACAGCTTATTAAAGGGGGATAAGCGTTGGAATGAAACGACACTGAACAAAACCTTTAAAGTGCTCGATCTTGAGATAAAGGTTAAACAAAAAGAGCAAAAACAGGAGGCGATCTAA
- a CDS encoding ECF transporter S component → MSKAITVKEAILTVVISILGGILYMAWIPVYEWVSGFVPFLGKAISPMWYIAGIIAAYIIRKPGVAFVAEFAAASLEMIAGGQYGLSTAMSGIMQGLGAEVVFLAFGYKKWTLPVLMLASVGSNIGGYIVNYMFWGYAQKTIFIQVTNFASSTIGSLFVCGLLGKWLSDALAKAGVLNSYAIVRATGRAKWEK, encoded by the coding sequence GTGAGTAAAGCAATTACGGTGAAAGAAGCGATTTTAACGGTTGTTATCTCGATATTAGGCGGTATTTTGTATATGGCGTGGATTCCGGTTTACGAATGGGTCAGCGGTTTCGTACCTTTCTTAGGGAAGGCGATTTCGCCGATGTGGTATATCGCCGGCATTATCGCCGCCTACATCATTCGCAAACCGGGCGTCGCTTTTGTGGCTGAATTTGCGGCTGCATCATTAGAAATGATCGCCGGCGGGCAGTACGGATTGTCCACTGCGATGAGCGGAATCATGCAAGGCCTCGGGGCCGAAGTCGTCTTTTTAGCGTTTGGGTACAAAAAGTGGACGTTACCGGTGCTCATGTTGGCCTCTGTCGGTTCGAATATCGGTGGCTACATTGTCAATTACATGTTTTGGGGGTACGCACAAAAGACGATTTTCATCCAAGTGACTAACTTTGCGTCAAGTACGATTGGCTCACTGTTCGTCTGCGGGCTACTCGGCAAATGGCTAAGTGACGCACTGGCCAAGGCGGGCGTGTTGAACAGTTACGCGATCGTCCGAGCCACTGGGCGAGCGAAGTGGGAGAAGTAA
- a CDS encoding DUF771 domain-containing protein, with amino-acid sequence MQQLDVRLSIPIPKDSVLISKVELKQLKQNELAGVYWTMGDLERRTKRKSEWLKERILYQSRFRQKLDTANGGFVYYPKTRGETWAFQASKMAEFLDKYFHQIFD; translated from the coding sequence ATGCAACAGTTGGACGTCAGATTGTCAATCCCGATCCCTAAAGACAGTGTACTTATCTCAAAAGTTGAACTCAAACAGCTAAAGCAAAATGAGCTCGCAGGCGTGTACTGGACGATGGGTGACCTCGAGCGTCGCACGAAGCGCAAGAGTGAGTGGTTGAAAGAGCGGATCCTCTATCAGTCCCGCTTCCGGCAGAAGCTCGATACTGCAAACGGAGGGTTTGTGTACTACCCGAAGACGCGGGGTGAAACCTGGGCTTTCCAGGCATCGAAGATGGCGGAGTTTCTCGACAAGTACTTTCATCAAATTTTCGACTGA
- a CDS encoding XTP/dITP diphosphatase: MGQQKQKWVWPRVVLASHNTHKIAELRALFRHEYGIEVVGLDEVSDLPEIEEDGDTFEANAVKKARVAADMLKLPVVADDSGLVVDALDGAPGVYSARYAGAHGDDAANNDKLLRELAGVPVEKRSARFVSVLALVIPERPLIVVRGECPGRIAYAPRGTHGFGYDPLFELEGQSTTMAELTLEEKGKISHRARALAALVQRLREEYVF, encoded by the coding sequence ATGGGCCAGCAGAAACAAAAGTGGGTATGGCCAAGAGTCGTTCTCGCCAGTCATAATACACATAAAATAGCCGAGCTCCGAGCGCTCTTTCGGCACGAATACGGGATCGAAGTCGTCGGGTTAGACGAAGTGAGCGATTTGCCCGAGATCGAGGAAGACGGCGACACGTTCGAGGCAAACGCCGTAAAAAAAGCGCGCGTCGCAGCGGATATGCTAAAACTGCCGGTCGTCGCCGACGATTCGGGATTAGTTGTCGACGCGTTAGACGGGGCGCCAGGCGTTTATTCCGCGCGCTACGCGGGCGCCCACGGCGACGATGCGGCGAACAACGACAAGTTGTTGCGGGAACTGGCGGGCGTTCCGGTAGAAAAGAGGAGTGCCAGATTCGTCTCGGTGCTCGCGCTCGTCATTCCGGAGCGCCCGCTCATCGTCGTCCGCGGCGAATGTCCGGGGCGGATCGCGTATGCGCCGCGCGGCACGCACGGGTTCGGTTACGATCCGCTGTTTGAACTCGAAGGTCAGTCGACGACGATGGCGGAGTTAACTTTAGAAGAAAAAGGAAAGATCAGTCATCGCGCCAGAGCGTTGGCCGCGCTCGTGCAGCGACTGCGCGAGGAATACGTGTTTTAG
- a CDS encoding DUF669 domain-containing protein yields the protein MTNWESLLQQFDQQFASIDVDPSGNVRLPEGEYQVVVDSTLIDQTKKEGRPIWKITFKVISGDHQGRLIFHNNLLDDPDRLQYIKQDCYKLGLMIGKLSELPSKLKELLDVKVAVVLKNNGEFQNCYIQKRLDAPAGTQQQRQTAQRSSRPQPPSVNDIYGDVPPPNDNFEPPF from the coding sequence ATGACAAATTGGGAATCTCTTTTACAGCAGTTCGACCAGCAGTTCGCAAGTATCGACGTCGATCCGTCGGGCAACGTCCGACTGCCAGAGGGCGAGTATCAGGTGGTTGTCGACTCTACATTGATTGATCAGACCAAAAAGGAAGGGCGTCCGATTTGGAAGATCACTTTCAAAGTTATTTCCGGCGACCACCAGGGGCGCTTAATATTTCACAACAACTTGCTGGATGATCCGGATCGGCTGCAGTACATCAAACAAGATTGTTACAAGCTTGGTTTGATGATTGGGAAGCTTTCTGAGCTCCCTTCTAAGCTAAAGGAACTTTTGGATGTGAAAGTTGCGGTCGTTTTAAAGAATAACGGGGAATTCCAAAACTGTTACATCCAAAAACGATTGGACGCACCAGCCGGAACGCAACAGCAACGACAAACAGCACAGCGCAGCAGCCGGCCACAGCCACCATCAGTTAACGACATTTACGGAGATGTGCCGCCGCCAAACGACAACTTTGAGCCGCCATTTTAG
- a CDS encoding tyrosine-type recombinase/integrase — protein sequence MASFQKRGKTWQYTVSAKPKPIRKGGFRTKKEAQVAAAEVEAKLQKGVVPHLRKEPFDEYFEGWIRTYKTDIAKNTLERYYTTLETVREHFAGVPIQSITKRSYQSFLNEYAKTHAKATTRKLNTHIRACVKDAIDEGIIAIDFTRNATLTGNLAAKKPEEKHLSYFESKRLLAELYKRLDSGLTYYLLLLGLTSGMRFGEMVGLTKKDFDYRANTITVNKAWGYTRRMPSGFCKTKNEQSNRVIRMDRHTMDVFKNLIESGPANIHGLVFFSPRSKYQVISNTAANKVLKGLLEKMNIEPISLHGLRHTHASILLYKRLSIYYVSERLGHKDIQTTLDTYAHVVKELRTEDEMSAAATFEAMTAGFTH from the coding sequence ATGGCGAGTTTTCAAAAGCGCGGTAAGACTTGGCAGTACACTGTGAGCGCGAAGCCGAAACCGATCCGTAAGGGCGGCTTTCGCACGAAAAAGGAAGCGCAAGTTGCGGCTGCCGAAGTCGAAGCGAAGTTGCAAAAAGGCGTTGTGCCACACCTGCGTAAGGAGCCTTTCGATGAGTATTTTGAGGGATGGATACGGACGTACAAAACAGATATCGCTAAAAACACGTTGGAGCGTTATTACACGACGTTGGAAACAGTCCGCGAACATTTTGCTGGTGTGCCGATTCAGAGCATCACAAAACGGTCGTATCAATCTTTTTTAAACGAATATGCCAAAACTCACGCTAAGGCTACAACACGGAAGCTCAACACGCACATACGGGCGTGTGTAAAGGACGCGATTGATGAGGGTATCATAGCTATAGACTTCACGCGAAACGCGACACTTACGGGAAATTTGGCCGCCAAGAAGCCGGAAGAAAAACACCTCAGCTACTTCGAATCAAAAAGGTTGCTTGCCGAGCTATACAAGCGCCTAGACAGCGGGCTTACGTACTACCTGCTATTACTGGGTCTAACTTCCGGTATGCGCTTCGGTGAGATGGTCGGGCTAACGAAAAAGGATTTCGATTATCGGGCCAACACGATCACTGTAAATAAGGCGTGGGGTTATACTCGTCGAATGCCGTCCGGTTTTTGCAAGACTAAAAACGAGCAGTCAAACCGTGTAATCCGCATGGATCGGCACACTATGGATGTCTTTAAGAATTTGATCGAAAGCGGGCCGGCGAACATTCACGGCCTAGTGTTTTTTAGCCCTCGTTCTAAGTATCAAGTGATATCAAACACAGCTGCAAACAAAGTTCTCAAAGGTTTGCTCGAAAAAATGAACATCGAACCGATCTCACTGCACGGCTTGCGCCACACACATGCCAGCATATTGTTGTATAAACGCTTATCGATTTACTACGTCTCAGAACGTCTCGGACATAAAGATATCCAGACCACGCTAGACACATATGCCCATGTTGTGAAGGAGCTCAGAACCGAGGATGAGATGAGCGCGGCGGCTACCTTCGAGGCGATGACAGCGGGATTTACACATTGA
- a CDS encoding ATP-binding protein, giving the protein MAEKQQQTAEKVKGSSFLPTAPTPRKTRLEDQNVLLYGPPKIGKSSFAAQLNMPIFAATEDGLHDLEVFQKPISDWQTFLTFCAELVKGEHPFKNIVIDTIDNLFKYCSQYMRARLGIIHESDMEWGKGWAIVRDEFMRVISKLASLPYGLFMISHAELKEIKTRTEKYDKWMPTMPKQAFEVIYPFCDIILFADMEDTGEGEERIIRLRAGKYWEAGCRAKNMPEQLPLDFNTFKKTYEGAVKQ; this is encoded by the coding sequence GTGGCAGAAAAACAGCAGCAAACAGCTGAAAAAGTAAAAGGATCATCATTCTTGCCCACAGCACCGACACCCCGTAAGACACGGTTAGAGGACCAAAACGTTTTGTTGTATGGTCCGCCGAAGATCGGTAAGTCATCTTTTGCAGCGCAACTTAATATGCCAATATTTGCAGCTACAGAGGACGGGTTGCACGATCTTGAAGTGTTTCAAAAGCCAATCAGTGACTGGCAAACATTTTTGACGTTTTGCGCTGAGCTCGTGAAGGGGGAACATCCCTTCAAGAACATTGTTATTGACACGATCGACAACCTGTTTAAGTACTGCTCGCAATACATGCGGGCAAGGCTCGGAATCATTCATGAATCGGACATGGAGTGGGGGAAAGGTTGGGCCATTGTTAGAGACGAGTTTATGCGCGTTATAAGCAAACTCGCATCGCTTCCGTACGGCTTGTTCATGATCAGTCACGCGGAGCTTAAAGAGATTAAAACGCGCACTGAGAAGTACGACAAGTGGATGCCCACGATGCCTAAACAGGCGTTTGAAGTCATTTATCCGTTTTGTGACATCATCCTATTTGCAGATATGGAAGACACCGGCGAGGGCGAAGAACGAATTATCCGCTTGCGCGCCGGCAAGTATTGGGAAGCCGGTTGCCGAGCAAAGAACATGCCGGAACAATTGCCGCTGGACTTCAACACATTTAAGAAAACCTACGAGGGGGCTGTTAAGCAATGA
- a CDS encoding ImmA/IrrE family metallo-endopeptidase — MKKFPKRTRYGKIMQTVYSFFVQEEITELPLDPFALIKKNKWGLVTYSKLANENGITVDEVINGFQSEDGYTIWDGENYTIAYNDTITSPERIRFTLMHEIGHIKLGHLTDFEETILRRSELTEEKYEVLEREAHAFARNSLAPAAVVNRIKANRPFFIINALMRYFRISYKAAVVRLEFLSWDSIKAIRYSYFFSKRFSDFIQNVVCRRWCPECNHVCINKTAKYCPVCGNDSLISSMGDEPEMIYSKIDLDELHRAVRCPKCDNEVVVGDYCQICGSYLVNRCTGVLYPNSDIVPHKLEKDDSACKEFLDGDARYCTQCGSVSTFYLSELLMDWQEERQSTSSNEAAATVDDPFTPSNVVNIGDDDLPF; from the coding sequence TTGAAAAAGTTTCCTAAGCGTACAAGGTACGGCAAGATCATGCAAACTGTGTATAGCTTTTTCGTCCAAGAAGAGATTACTGAACTTCCGCTAGACCCTTTTGCGTTAATCAAAAAGAATAAGTGGGGTTTGGTAACATATTCTAAGCTGGCCAACGAAAACGGAATAACTGTTGATGAGGTCATAAATGGTTTCCAAAGTGAAGATGGCTACACTATTTGGGATGGGGAAAATTATACGATCGCTTATAACGATACGATCACAAGCCCAGAACGAATTAGATTCACTTTAATGCACGAGATCGGGCATATCAAGTTAGGCCACCTTACCGATTTCGAAGAAACCATCCTTAGACGTAGCGAACTTACTGAGGAAAAGTACGAAGTATTAGAGCGGGAAGCCCATGCATTCGCAAGGAATTCTCTCGCGCCTGCTGCAGTCGTGAACAGGATTAAAGCAAATAGACCGTTTTTTATAATAAACGCCCTAATGCGTTATTTTAGGATTTCATATAAAGCAGCGGTAGTTAGGCTTGAATTCCTTAGTTGGGATTCCATAAAAGCAATAAGATATTCGTATTTTTTCTCTAAACGTTTCAGTGACTTTATCCAAAATGTAGTTTGCAGACGGTGGTGTCCCGAATGTAATCACGTCTGTATAAACAAAACAGCAAAGTACTGCCCAGTCTGTGGAAACGACAGTCTAATAAGTTCAATGGGGGATGAACCGGAAATGATCTATTCTAAAATTGATTTGGACGAGCTTCACAGGGCCGTAAGGTGTCCTAAATGTGACAATGAAGTGGTAGTCGGTGATTATTGCCAGATATGTGGGTCATATTTGGTCAACAGATGTACCGGCGTTCTCTACCCGAACAGCGATATTGTTCCTCATAAATTAGAGAAAGATGATAGCGCCTGCAAAGAGTTTTTAGACGGTGACGCTCGATACTGCACTCAATGTGGTTCTGTATCAACTTTTTACCTGTCTGAACTTCTAATGGATTGGCAAGAGGAGAGGCAATCTACAAGCTCTAATGAAGCCGCCGCTACTGTTGATGACCCGTTCACACCATCTAATGTTGTAAATATCGGCGACGACGATCTGCCTTTTTGA
- a CDS encoding PD-(D/E)XK nuclease family protein, whose product MEILTHTRLQTRKNCPKADYWRNIRGLSPLKRKQSLSIGGAFHKGMETRSVQQAIDYLMRTSFASSPEEVTEVETAKVIVEAMVSGALEQWKILGDGRAEIKFEIPIINPRTGHSSRKFRLAGKSDELVQLEDGSWWVIEYKTAGQIGQAYVDRLDLDSQITTYIYGLQREFDITIDGVFYRVARKPSIRQTKKETLEQYRQRLIADYQNRPEFYFHEFQLYRSQEDLQAFEDELWGFTQEYLFAKRSGIHYKNTSRCTEFGGCPYMPLCRGVEGAENLFRYEVQNPELLEEGEHVSGRKTAANS is encoded by the coding sequence GTGGAAATACTAACGCACACGCGTTTGCAGACGCGGAAAAACTGCCCGAAAGCTGACTACTGGCGCAACATACGCGGACTATCCCCACTAAAGCGTAAGCAGTCGCTGAGCATTGGCGGAGCCTTCCACAAGGGCATGGAGACGCGATCCGTGCAGCAGGCAATTGACTATCTGATGCGTACTTCTTTCGCTAGTAGTCCAGAGGAAGTTACCGAGGTTGAAACAGCGAAAGTGATTGTGGAGGCAATGGTCAGCGGAGCGCTCGAGCAGTGGAAAATACTTGGAGATGGACGCGCAGAAATCAAATTCGAAATTCCGATCATCAATCCGCGCACCGGTCATTCCTCTCGTAAGTTTCGCCTTGCTGGCAAATCTGATGAGCTCGTTCAGCTCGAGGACGGATCCTGGTGGGTGATCGAATACAAGACGGCCGGACAGATCGGTCAGGCCTACGTCGATCGCCTGGATCTCGACAGTCAAATTACCACTTACATTTACGGTCTGCAGCGCGAGTTTGACATAACGATTGACGGCGTGTTTTACCGCGTCGCAAGAAAACCGTCGATCCGGCAGACGAAGAAAGAGACGCTCGAGCAGTATCGCCAGCGCCTAATCGCCGACTATCAGAACCGGCCGGAGTTTTACTTTCACGAGTTTCAGTTGTATCGGTCACAGGAAGACTTACAGGCGTTTGAGGACGAGTTATGGGGCTTCACACAGGAGTACCTTTTCGCGAAGCGTTCGGGGATCCACTACAAGAATACGAGCCGTTGTACGGAGTTTGGCGGCTGCCCGTACATGCCCCTATGTCGGGGCGTCGAAGGCGCGGAAAACCTGTTCAGATATGAGGTTCAAAACCCAGAGTTACTCGAGGAAGGAGAGCATGTAAGTGGCAGAAAAACAGCAGCAAACAGCTGA